A window of the Methanofollis sp. genome harbors these coding sequences:
- a CDS encoding transcriptional regulator FilR1 domain-containing protein: MDAHDSSIGPDRIRFYTAPAVVRLLVALSGGPQRPHHLSAVTGCRWDETEEALRGLQRRGMIIREAGGYRLTQSGHVLAGRLFACASGLYRALYSRPGFSLPPLPLVVEGVLDDIGHLTLPTYHDAFHHPEHAGGEMREWMLARGYLSEADGALRLTPRGEAYRTFLDRCTGTIATIEQFNSFFESHPLDGVPEFAVQRIGDLMSAALILDLPGKTEQSFAFFLEIIEEAGSIHGVSTWFLPFIAEALWKRVMAGAEVELVITPDLAEPLWQEEFVGRGRDAAAFPNFRLFVSTVPITVGLTVTDRALSFGLCREDGTYDTVHDLVSRAPEALAWGERLFRHYKEHAVPIEDFFRERENTTGSA; this comes from the coding sequence GTGGTCCGCCTCCTCGTGGCGCTTTCAGGCGGCCCCCAGCGCCCCCACCACCTGTCCGCCGTCACGGGGTGCCGGTGGGACGAGACCGAGGAGGCCCTCCGCGGCCTCCAGCGCAGGGGAATGATCATCCGCGAAGCAGGAGGCTATCGGCTCACACAGAGCGGACACGTCCTTGCAGGCAGGCTCTTCGCCTGCGCGTCCGGGCTGTACAGGGCCCTCTACAGCAGGCCGGGCTTTTCCCTCCCGCCGCTGCCCCTCGTGGTCGAGGGCGTGCTCGACGACATCGGTCACCTGACACTACCCACCTATCATGATGCCTTCCACCACCCCGAACATGCAGGAGGCGAGATGAGAGAGTGGATGCTCGCCCGCGGCTATCTCTCGGAGGCAGACGGCGCCCTCCGCCTGACGCCGAGAGGCGAGGCGTACCGCACCTTTCTCGACCGCTGCACCGGGACGATCGCGACCATCGAACAGTTCAACAGTTTTTTCGAGAGCCACCCCCTCGACGGTGTCCCGGAGTTCGCGGTACAGCGTATCGGGGACCTCATGAGTGCCGCACTGATCCTGGACCTGCCGGGGAAGACGGAGCAGAGTTTCGCGTTCTTCCTGGAGATCATCGAGGAGGCCGGATCGATCCATGGGGTCTCGACATGGTTCCTGCCCTTCATTGCCGAGGCCCTCTGGAAACGGGTGATGGCAGGGGCGGAGGTGGAGCTCGTCATCACGCCCGACCTTGCGGAACCGCTCTGGCAGGAGGAGTTCGTCGGCAGGGGAAGGGACGCCGCCGCCTTCCCCAATTTCAGGCTCTTCGTCTCGACGGTCCCGATCACGGTCGGACTCACGGTCACCGACAGGGCCCTCTCCTTTGGCCTGTGCCGTGAGGACGGCACCTACGACACCGTGCACGACCTGGTCAGCAGGGCGCCCGAGGCGCTTGCATGGGGCGAGCGGCTCTTCAGGCATTACAAAGAACACGCGGTGCCGATAGAGGATTTTTTCCGGGAACGGGAGAACACAACAGGATCTGCCTGA